The following proteins are encoded in a genomic region of Cyanobacterium sp. T60_A2020_053:
- the bfr gene encoding bacterioferritin, whose amino-acid sequence MKGNKKVIKQLQKLLRTELSARDQYFTHSRMYQDWGLNKLYERINHEMQDETQHADSLIKRILFLEGTPDLSDQDDLRIGKTVSEMLQNDLDVEYEVVGNLKEAIALCEAEQDYVTRDLLLGMLADTEEDHAYWLEKQLGLIDKIGLQNYIQSQMG is encoded by the coding sequence ATGAAAGGCAACAAAAAAGTTATCAAACAACTGCAAAAACTTCTACGCACAGAATTATCAGCCAGAGATCAATATTTTACCCACTCCAGAATGTATCAAGATTGGGGTTTAAACAAATTATATGAACGCATTAACCATGAAATGCAAGACGAAACCCAACACGCTGACTCTTTAATTAAGCGTATCTTATTTTTGGAAGGTACACCCGATTTATCGGATCAAGATGACCTAAGAATCGGTAAGACTGTTTCAGAAATGTTACAAAATGATCTTGATGTTGAGTATGAAGTAGTGGGTAATTTAAAGGAAGCTATCGCCCTCTGTGAAGCTGAACAAGATTACGTCACCAGAGACCTCTTACTTGGTATGTTAGCAGATACAGAAGAGGATCACGCCTATTGGTTAGAAAAACAATTAGGGTTAATTGATAAGATTGGTTTACAAAACTATATACAATCCCAAATGGGCTAA
- a CDS encoding YjbQ family protein, protein MNYQETIKVKSSPKALHKITAQVQQVVSRSGISTGLCTVFILHTSASLIIQENADPDVLTDLTVFFAKLVPENLTDYLHSAEGADDMPSHIRSVLTNTSENIPVNQGRLLLGTWQGLYLWEHRAHSHQRQIAINIQGN, encoded by the coding sequence ATGAACTATCAAGAGACTATCAAGGTCAAAAGTAGCCCGAAGGCTTTACATAAAATTACAGCCCAAGTTCAGCAGGTGGTAAGTCGTTCGGGCATTAGCACGGGTTTATGCACTGTCTTTATTCTACATACTAGTGCTAGTTTGATTATTCAAGAAAATGCAGATCCAGATGTGTTGACGGATTTAACGGTTTTTTTTGCTAAACTTGTTCCTGAGAATTTGACTGATTATTTGCATAGTGCGGAGGGCGCTGATGATATGCCCTCTCACATTCGCTCAGTTTTGACCAATACTTCTGAGAATATTCCTGTTAATCAAGGTCGATTGTTATTGGGTACTTGGCAGGGGTTATATTTGTGGGAGCATCGGGCGCACTCCCACCAACGTCAAATCGCCATTAATATACAGGGAAATTAG